The Gillisia sp. Hel_I_86 genome has a segment encoding these proteins:
- the atpD gene encoding F0F1 ATP synthase subunit beta yields MSKITGKVAQIIGPVVDVVFNTDNADLPNIYDSLEITRKDGSILVLEVQSHIGENTVRTVSMDSTDGLSRGVEVVATGAPIQMPIGKDVYGRLFNVIGDPIDGLDVLPKAGEAGLPIHRDSPKFEDLSVSTEVLYTGIKVIDLIEPYAKGGKIGLFGGAGVGKTVLIQELINNIAKGHGGLSVFAGVGERTREGNDLLREMLESGIIKYGDEFMHSMEEGGWDLSKVDKAALKESKATFVFGQMNEPPGARARVALSGLTIAEFFRDGAGDGQGKDVLFFVDNIFRFTQAGSEVSALLGRMPSAVGYQPTLATEMGAMQERITSTKNGSITSVQAVYVPADDLTDPAPATTFAHLDATTVLSRKIAELGIYPAVDPLDSTSRILTAAVLGDEHYNCAQRVKELLQRYKELQDIIAILGMEELSEEDKQAVYRARRVQRFLSQPFHVAEQFTGLKGVLVDIKETIKGFNMIMDGELDKYPEAAFNLKGSIEEAIEAGEKMLAES; encoded by the coding sequence ATGTCTAAAATCACAGGTAAAGTTGCACAAATTATAGGCCCTGTAGTTGATGTAGTTTTCAACACAGATAACGCCGATTTGCCAAATATTTACGATTCCCTAGAAATTACCAGAAAAGATGGTTCTATTTTGGTTCTTGAAGTACAATCACACATTGGTGAAAATACGGTAAGAACTGTATCTATGGATTCTACAGATGGATTGAGTAGAGGTGTGGAAGTTGTTGCAACTGGAGCTCCAATACAAATGCCTATAGGAAAAGATGTTTACGGGCGTTTGTTCAACGTGATCGGTGATCCTATCGATGGATTGGATGTTTTGCCTAAAGCGGGCGAAGCTGGTTTGCCAATTCACCGTGATTCTCCAAAATTTGAAGACTTATCTGTTTCTACAGAAGTATTATATACAGGAATTAAAGTAATAGATCTAATCGAGCCTTATGCAAAAGGTGGTAAAATTGGATTATTTGGTGGAGCCGGAGTAGGTAAGACCGTATTAATTCAGGAATTAATCAACAATATTGCAAAAGGTCACGGTGGACTTTCAGTGTTTGCTGGAGTTGGAGAAAGAACCCGTGAAGGAAATGACCTTTTAAGAGAGATGTTGGAGTCTGGTATTATTAAATACGGAGACGAATTCATGCACTCTATGGAAGAAGGTGGATGGGACCTTTCCAAAGTAGATAAAGCTGCTTTGAAAGAATCTAAAGCAACTTTCGTATTCGGACAAATGAATGAGCCCCCGGGAGCACGTGCACGAGTTGCACTTTCTGGACTTACCATTGCTGAATTTTTCCGTGATGGGGCAGGAGATGGACAAGGGAAAGATGTACTTTTCTTCGTAGATAATATTTTCCGTTTTACACAAGCGGGATCTGAAGTGTCGGCACTTCTTGGACGTATGCCATCTGCGGTAGGTTACCAACCAACGTTGGCAACAGAGATGGGAGCGATGCAGGAACGTATTACTTCAACAAAAAACGGATCTATTACATCTGTACAGGCGGTTTACGTTCCTGCAGATGATTTAACAGATCCAGCACCAGCAACAACCTTTGCTCACTTGGATGCTACAACCGTACTTTCCCGTAAAATTGCCGAGTTGGGTATTTATCCTGCCGTAGATCCTTTGGATTCTACTTCAAGAATTCTTACCGCTGCAGTTTTAGGTGATGAACATTATAACTGTGCACAACGAGTAAAAGAGTTGTTACAGCGTTATAAAGAATTACAGGATATCATTGCTATTCTTGGGATGGAAGAACTTTCTGAAGAAGATAAGCAAGCGGTTTATAGAGCAAGGCGTGTACAACGTTTCTTATCTCAGCCTTTCCATGTTGCTGAACAATTTACAGGACTAAAAGGAGTATTGGTAGACATTAAAGAAACCATCAAAGGATTTAACATGATCATGGATGGGGAATTGGATAAATATCCTGAAGCTGCATTTAACCTTAAAGGTTCTATTGAAGAGGCTATCGAGGCAGGAGAAAAAATGTTGGCTGAATCATAA
- a CDS encoding cation:proton antiporter: MTLHEFIFYIVLPILSISVLLILIRFLKGPSIVDRIIALDLIVTTGIGFIAGYSMLTNRSSFLDVAMIVALIAFLSTVAFSYYIQKRNKK; the protein is encoded by the coding sequence ATGACATTACACGAATTTATTTTTTACATCGTACTTCCTATCCTATCAATTTCGGTATTGCTAATTTTGATAAGGTTCTTAAAGGGGCCAAGTATTGTGGATAGAATTATAGCCTTGGATCTAATTGTTACAACAGGAATAGGATTTATTGCAGGTTATAGTATGCTTACCAATCGATCCTCTTTTTTAGATGTTGCAATGATTGTAGCACTTATTGCCTTTTTAAGTACTGTGGCATTTTCGTATTATATTCAAAAAAGAAATAAAAAATGA
- a CDS encoding Na+/H+ antiporter subunit B: MKTIILRTASTYLLPLLLLFSIFILLRGHYNPGGGFVGGLIASIAFVLHSFARGLENTKALLKIHPGFLMPVGLALAFLAGVTPVLFFDLPFMTGLWYPDHLPVLGALGSALFFDLGVYLVVVGVTLTIIFTISESA; this comes from the coding sequence ATGAAAACAATAATTTTAAGAACAGCATCTACGTATCTTTTGCCACTATTGCTTCTATTTTCAATATTTATCCTTCTTAGAGGCCATTATAATCCAGGAGGAGGTTTTGTAGGCGGCTTAATAGCATCTATAGCCTTTGTATTGCATTCTTTTGCCAGAGGTCTGGAAAACACAAAAGCATTGCTTAAGATACACCCAGGATTTTTGATGCCAGTAGGTTTAGCTTTGGCTTTTCTTGCAGGAGTAACCCCAGTCTTGTTTTTTGATCTTCCATTTATGACAGGTTTATGGTACCCAGACCATTTACCTGTATTAGGTGCTTTAGGATCTGCCCTATTTTTTGATCTCGGGGTTTATCTTGTTGTTGTTGGGGTAACCTTGACTATAATATTTACAATTTCAGAATCTGCTTAA
- a CDS encoding M61 family metallopeptidase has translation MPKFIFFFLISAFSFAQTNTYEISFENAVPHEAKIKASFPNVKSHSLTINMSRTSPGRYALHEFAKNVYGFKAINSKGKELKVTRNNPYSWSISGHDGTVNIEYVLFANRGDGTYSQIDNTHAHLNIPATFIFAETLKHRPIEVKFILPDTSDWKVATQLKKLNTNRYTAPNLYYFMDSPMELSDFSLREFRMDGKNIRFALHHDGTEAELDAYFEQVKRIVEQEKMVFGELPEFDFNEYTFIACYLPNVSGDGMEHRNSTILTGTESLADGGMKGNIGTVSHEFFHAWNVERIRPADLEPFDFSKANMSGSLWFAEGFTSYYTNLILCRANILTPDEYVKSLNGTFNYVWNSPAHAYFNPIGMSYQAPFVDAAKSVDPVNRENTFISYYSYGSVLGLALDLSLREQGLNLDDYMQQVWNTYGKTEVSYTIKDLKESLSKYAGKHFGSEFFENYIYKSEMPNYGELFKSVGLQLTQDGEKGHFGASLKETENSVQISSNPKIGSPAYKANLNRGDKITAVNGKGITTMKEWEAIINESKPETSLDVTYSRNNKEGKMKVTLSQDPTYEISIDENADKKAQKARAAWLATK, from the coding sequence ATGCCTAAATTTATTTTTTTCTTTTTAATTTCTGCTTTTTCTTTTGCACAAACCAACACCTATGAGATCTCATTTGAAAATGCGGTACCCCATGAAGCAAAGATTAAAGCCAGTTTTCCAAATGTAAAATCCCATTCCCTTACTATCAACATGAGCAGGACTTCTCCCGGAAGATACGCATTGCACGAATTCGCAAAGAATGTTTATGGTTTTAAAGCAATAAACAGCAAGGGAAAGGAATTAAAAGTCACTCGCAACAACCCATATTCTTGGAGCATTTCCGGTCATGATGGAACGGTCAATATCGAATATGTTTTATTTGCAAATCGTGGAGATGGTACTTATTCCCAAATAGATAACACACATGCCCATCTCAACATTCCAGCCACATTTATATTTGCTGAAACATTAAAACATAGACCTATAGAAGTGAAATTTATACTACCTGACACATCAGACTGGAAAGTTGCAACGCAGTTAAAAAAACTAAATACAAATAGATACACAGCTCCCAATTTATATTATTTTATGGATAGCCCAATGGAATTGAGTGATTTCAGTTTAAGGGAATTCAGAATGGATGGCAAGAATATAAGATTTGCATTGCACCATGATGGAACAGAGGCTGAGCTAGATGCCTATTTTGAGCAGGTAAAACGAATTGTAGAGCAGGAAAAAATGGTTTTTGGAGAATTACCAGAATTCGATTTTAACGAATATACTTTTATCGCCTGTTATCTCCCAAATGTTTCGGGCGATGGCATGGAACATAGGAACAGCACCATTTTAACCGGTACCGAGAGCTTGGCGGATGGAGGAATGAAAGGAAACATAGGAACTGTTTCCCATGAATTCTTTCACGCATGGAATGTGGAAAGAATACGGCCAGCAGATTTGGAACCTTTCGATTTTTCTAAGGCAAATATGTCCGGATCTTTATGGTTTGCCGAAGGTTTTACGAGCTATTACACAAACCTTATCCTGTGCAGAGCTAATATTTTGACCCCTGATGAGTATGTGAAGAGCTTAAATGGCACTTTTAACTACGTTTGGAATTCTCCAGCGCATGCCTATTTTAACCCGATAGGGATGAGCTACCAAGCTCCCTTCGTGGATGCCGCAAAATCTGTAGATCCAGTAAACAGGGAAAACACCTTTATCTCCTATTATTCCTACGGAAGCGTTTTGGGATTGGCTTTGGATTTAAGCCTAAGAGAGCAAGGACTAAACCTGGATGACTATATGCAACAAGTTTGGAACACCTATGGAAAAACAGAGGTTTCTTATACCATTAAAGATCTTAAGGAAAGTTTATCAAAATATGCCGGGAAGCATTTTGGTTCAGAATTTTTTGAAAATTATATTTACAAAAGCGAAATGCCCAACTATGGTGAACTTTTTAAATCGGTTGGACTACAACTTACACAGGATGGCGAAAAAGGGCATTTTGGGGCATCCTTAAAAGAAACTGAAAATTCAGTACAAATAAGCAGTAACCCTAAAATTGGTAGCCCGGCGTATAAAGCAAATTTAAACAGAGGGGATAAAATTACTGCGGTAAATGGAAAAGGCATTACCACTATGAAAGAGTGGGAAGCTATTATAAATGAAAGCAAACCTGAAACCAGTTTAGATGTAACTTATTCAAGAAATAACAAAGAAGGGAAAATGAAAGTAACGCTTTCTCAAGATCCAACTTACGAAATAAGTATCGATGAGAATGCCGATAAAAAAGCTCAAAAAGCAAGAGCGGCTTGGTTGGCAACGAAATAA
- a CDS encoding proton-conducting transporter membrane subunit: protein MTQQLVLYPLLLQMFLSIVLMFCWRKISWQRVISIVGSVINVGVSIWLFSHIWENGTQIVLAGNWKPPFGIIFVADTLSATLVLLTAISGLAVSSFSSASVVTARLKFGYFPIFHFLLLGLNGAFLTGDIFNLYVWFEIIIISSFVLITLGGEKAQLEGSVKYFTLNILASMIFLTAIAVLYGLTGSLNMADLALKVAAIENRGLVEITAILFFVAFGIKAAVFPLYFWLPDSYHTPPSAIAAIFGGLLTKVGVYALIRVFTLIFVGDLFLESIILIVAVLTLFSGALGAMVQNNIRKVFSYLIICHIGYMIAGLGLFTEVAIAGTIFYLIHDIIVKTNLFMVSGLIYRIRGINSIRDLGGLYADHPKLSLLIAIPLFSLVGIPPLSGFWPKISLLIAGFEAEQWWVVGAVIFASLITLIVIAKVWAGVVWKEKKELPVKLNFRYFDKLKTVRKAQMIAPMIFLSLVSLYIGFGAEHIQQVSSRVASELINNKQYIEAVLGK from the coding sequence ATGACACAACAGTTAGTATTATACCCCCTATTGCTTCAAATGTTTCTAAGCATCGTGTTGATGTTTTGCTGGAGAAAAATTTCTTGGCAGCGCGTTATTAGCATTGTAGGAAGCGTAATTAATGTTGGGGTTTCCATTTGGTTGTTCAGCCACATTTGGGAAAATGGAACGCAAATCGTATTGGCAGGAAATTGGAAGCCGCCCTTCGGGATTATTTTTGTTGCCGATACGCTTTCTGCTACCCTAGTGCTGTTAACAGCAATTTCGGGATTGGCGGTGTCTAGTTTTTCATCTGCCTCAGTAGTAACGGCAAGATTAAAATTCGGGTATTTCCCGATCTTTCATTTTCTGTTATTGGGGTTAAATGGCGCATTCTTAACGGGAGATATCTTCAACCTATATGTTTGGTTCGAGATTATTATAATTAGCTCCTTTGTGCTTATTACTCTTGGTGGAGAAAAAGCACAATTGGAAGGATCGGTTAAATACTTTACATTAAATATTTTAGCTTCGATGATCTTTCTTACTGCTATTGCGGTATTGTATGGTCTTACCGGTTCTTTAAATATGGCAGATCTCGCCCTTAAGGTTGCAGCTATAGAAAATCGTGGTTTAGTTGAAATTACTGCGATCCTCTTTTTTGTTGCCTTTGGGATTAAAGCTGCGGTTTTTCCACTGTATTTCTGGCTGCCAGATTCTTACCATACGCCACCATCTGCTATTGCAGCGATATTTGGAGGTTTATTGACCAAGGTTGGAGTTTATGCCCTCATTAGGGTCTTTACATTGATATTTGTGGGCGATCTATTTCTGGAAAGCATCATTTTAATAGTTGCTGTACTCACCCTTTTTAGTGGTGCATTGGGTGCAATGGTACAGAACAATATACGCAAGGTTTTCTCTTATCTTATTATTTGCCATATTGGGTACATGATAGCAGGCTTAGGCTTATTTACTGAAGTTGCTATAGCGGGAACCATATTTTATTTAATTCATGACATTATTGTAAAAACAAATCTTTTTATGGTAAGCGGCTTGATCTATAGAATACGGGGGATTAATAGTATAAGGGATTTAGGAGGCTTGTATGCAGATCATCCAAAGTTAAGTTTATTAATAGCTATTCCATTATTTTCGCTAGTTGGTATTCCTCCACTCTCTGGCTTTTGGCCTAAAATTTCATTGCTCATAGCTGGTTTCGAAGCTGAACAATGGTGGGTTGTAGGAGCTGTTATCTTTGCGAGTTTAATCACGCTCATAGTTATTGCAAAGGTTTGGGCAGGAGTTGTCTGGAAAGAAAAGAAAGAATTACCTGTTAAGTTGAATTTTAGATATTTCGATAAATTAAAAACGGTTAGAAAGGCACAAATGATTGCGCCCATGATATTTTTATCGTTAGTATCTTTGTATATTGGATTTGGTGCAGAGCACATACAGCAGGTATCCTCTAGAGTAGCAAGTGAACTTATAAACAATAAACAATATATAGAAGCTGTTTTGGGCAAATAA
- a CDS encoding SWIM zinc finger domain-containing protein translates to MQIPLTEFEQLIDEKILKRGISYFKAGAITDFLEISAGEYEAVVSGTNEYIVKLEVSNNTIVGHNCDCPYDMGPVCKHVVAVIFHLQQDELELNLPPSGKSSKKTKKKTKSVSQQVRELLKAISHQELMDFVKENSQKDKKFRNYFLASFGHLSQNQSKEFYQKQIHSILQTAAGREGWIGWTDMKYVVNTTTPFIENAEKYLVNNNFENVFFISTALLEEMTEAFQYGDDSNGDLGFFIESAMELLSKLVQSEIPISLKQEIFEYCITSFKQKLFEGWDWHLGMLHIACDLIEKESDADIIMNCLDTVTGSYQIEQAQSFKLDLLRRFKDEKEVEAYINKHISNSSIRTKEIEKAFKAKDFERVVKLSMDGITCDEKDKPGLVKVWYNWLLKVAQAKKDTAKIIKYSRFLFIDNSYPEQDYYQILKDNIEEENWQAFLEEIIKEITPKQRWAYTELIRKIYIREEWWDRLFLMLKQNLSMENIQHNEQYLAKDYSAELIEMYSERIINYVEKFVGRKHYQTACRYLRRMKKLGGNDRVIELIELFRKQYPQRKALMDELTRV, encoded by the coding sequence ATGCAAATACCATTAACCGAATTTGAACAACTCATTGATGAAAAAATCCTTAAAAGGGGCATCTCCTATTTTAAGGCTGGTGCAATAACCGATTTTTTGGAAATTTCAGCGGGAGAATATGAAGCCGTTGTTTCTGGTACTAATGAATATATCGTTAAGTTGGAGGTTAGCAACAATACCATTGTAGGGCATAATTGCGATTGTCCTTATGATATGGGCCCGGTTTGTAAACACGTGGTAGCAGTAATATTCCATTTGCAACAAGATGAACTGGAATTAAACCTACCGCCATCTGGGAAATCTTCAAAAAAAACCAAGAAAAAAACAAAGTCGGTTTCCCAACAAGTAAGGGAATTGTTAAAAGCGATTTCACACCAAGAGTTAATGGATTTTGTAAAGGAAAACAGCCAAAAAGACAAGAAGTTCAGAAATTATTTTTTGGCGTCATTTGGACATTTAAGTCAAAATCAGTCGAAGGAATTTTATCAAAAACAAATTCATTCCATTTTACAAACCGCAGCAGGTAGGGAGGGTTGGATTGGATGGACAGACATGAAATATGTAGTAAACACCACCACCCCCTTTATAGAAAATGCCGAAAAGTATTTGGTGAACAATAATTTTGAAAACGTATTTTTTATTAGCACCGCACTATTGGAAGAAATGACGGAAGCATTTCAATATGGGGATGATAGTAATGGGGATCTGGGCTTTTTTATAGAATCTGCGATGGAATTGCTTTCAAAATTGGTACAATCCGAAATCCCCATTTCATTAAAACAAGAAATTTTTGAATATTGTATTACTTCCTTCAAACAAAAACTTTTTGAAGGTTGGGACTGGCATTTGGGGATGCTTCACATTGCTTGTGATTTAATCGAAAAAGAAAGTGATGCCGATATTATAATGAATTGCTTGGATACGGTAACTGGGAGCTATCAAATAGAACAAGCTCAATCTTTTAAACTGGATTTATTAAGAAGGTTCAAGGATGAAAAAGAAGTAGAAGCCTATATCAACAAGCACATTTCAAATTCATCAATTAGAACAAAAGAGATAGAAAAAGCCTTTAAAGCCAAAGACTTTGAAAGAGTTGTAAAACTATCAATGGACGGAATTACATGTGATGAAAAAGACAAACCGGGCTTAGTGAAGGTATGGTACAATTGGTTGCTAAAAGTTGCTCAAGCTAAAAAAGACACGGCTAAAATTATTAAGTATTCGAGGTTCTTATTTATTGATAATTCTTATCCCGAACAAGATTATTATCAAATTTTAAAGGACAACATTGAAGAGGAAAATTGGCAAGCTTTTTTAGAAGAAATAATAAAAGAAATCACTCCCAAACAAAGATGGGCCTACACAGAATTAATTCGAAAAATTTACATAAGGGAAGAATGGTGGGACAGGTTGTTTTTAATGCTCAAACAAAATCTTTCTATGGAGAATATTCAGCATAATGAACAGTATTTGGCAAAAGACTATTCAGCTGAATTGATAGAAATGTACAGTGAAAGAATCATAAATTATGTTGAAAAATTTGTTGGGCGAAAGCATTACCAAACAGCTTGTAGATATTTGCGTAGAATGAAAAAATTGGGGGGAAATGACAGGGTCATTGAATTAATAGAATTGTTTAGAAAGCAATATCCACAACGTAAAGCGCTAATGGACGAATTAACCCGAGTGTAA
- a CDS encoding Na+/H+ antiporter subunit C has product MEVILAIMIGVLYAAGIYMILRRSLVKLILGIIILGNGANLLIFLLGRIVKGSPPIIPADSDVFRSVYADPVPQALILTAIVISFGLQSFAIILVKRAYKVVKTDDLDEMNAIDKDS; this is encoded by the coding sequence ATGGAAGTAATATTAGCGATAATGATCGGGGTTTTATATGCGGCAGGCATCTACATGATTTTGCGTAGAAGCCTTGTAAAGCTGATACTCGGAATTATAATTTTAGGGAATGGTGCAAATTTGCTCATATTTCTTTTAGGGAGAATAGTAAAGGGAAGTCCGCCAATTATTCCCGCAGATTCAGATGTTTTTCGATCTGTATATGCAGATCCGGTTCCACAAGCACTTATCTTGACTGCAATTGTAATTAGTTTTGGATTACAGTCTTTTGCCATTATTTTGGTTAAAAGAGCTTATAAAGTGGTAAAAACAGACGATTTAGATGAAATGAACGCAATAGATAAAGATTCATGA
- a CDS encoding FoF1 ATP synthase subunit delta/epsilon, producing MYLEIVTPEAVVFGAEVVSVRVPGMDGEFQMLNHHAAIVSLLVEGEVKIDLASATPKMLKNLPSAFRKEANNVLFYPIKGGVLEMKDNKAIVLAD from the coding sequence ATGTATTTAGAAATAGTTACTCCGGAAGCAGTTGTATTTGGTGCAGAAGTAGTGTCGGTAAGGGTTCCTGGAATGGATGGCGAATTTCAGATGTTAAATCACCATGCTGCAATTGTTTCACTTTTAGTCGAAGGGGAAGTAAAGATCGATCTGGCTTCGGCAACCCCGAAAATGTTGAAAAACCTTCCTTCAGCTTTTAGAAAAGAAGCCAACAATGTCCTTTTCTACCCTATTAAAGGTGGGGTGCTTGAAATGAAAGACAACAAAGCGATCGTACTGGCCGATTAA
- a CDS encoding Na+/H+ antiporter subunit E yields MKNRFLSNIILMGIWVALTGDFTLANYIFGFAFSFFTMRMITTGSGNAKYFKILPKVIGFIFFFLYELVKANLQVAYEVMTPHYNMSPGIVKVPLTATTNVEITLLANMITLTPGTLSLDVSDDRKVLYVHSMYITSREKFIDGIKNGFEKRILEILR; encoded by the coding sequence ATGAAGAATAGATTTTTATCCAACATCATTTTAATGGGTATTTGGGTGGCTCTTACGGGAGATTTCACCCTTGCCAATTATATTTTTGGATTTGCTTTTAGTTTCTTCACGATGCGAATGATTACCACAGGTTCGGGAAATGCAAAGTATTTTAAGATCTTGCCAAAAGTGATTGGATTTATATTCTTCTTTTTATATGAACTTGTAAAGGCAAATCTACAAGTAGCGTACGAGGTAATGACACCTCATTATAATATGAGCCCGGGGATTGTCAAAGTGCCGCTTACAGCAACAACAAATGTGGAAATCACACTTCTTGCAAATATGATTACCCTTACTCCTGGAACCCTAAGTTTAGATGTGTCGGACGATAGAAAAGTGTTATATGTGCATTCCATGTATATCACTTCCAGGGAAAAATTTATAGATGGTATTAAAAACGGATTTGAAAAACGTATACTAGAGATATTAAGATGA
- a CDS encoding putative monovalent cation/H+ antiporter subunit A yields the protein MLVAILLGFAFSLFLVFTGKFFKGKFSILAAGIPLALFIYFAQFIGRISNGEVISQFHTWIPAFGVNLGFTLDGLSLLFSLMITGIGFLVFMYTSAYLKDHQYLDRFFGYLSMFMAAMLGLVLSDNLISLFVFWELTSITSFFLIGFNNTSKESRKSALIALAITGIGGLSLLVGALFLGSITGTYSIAEMLTMNPEIASNPYYILIVLLIFGAAFTKSAQFPFHFWLPGAMKAPTPVSTYLHSATMVKAGIYLLMRLTPVLGDHEFWNTSLIIVGAITMVYSAIHTLFRTDLKGILAYSTISVLGILVFLIGQGTVDALTAAAVFIIVHALYKATLFLVTGIIDHQTGTRDTTVLRGLRKVLLPVAIAGFLAALSSAGIPPTIGFIGEELIYESTFHFGNVALLLTALIVVTKILLLYAGFVAGIKPFTGTLPERFENTKMPSFLMWLPPVLLALGCIVFGIFPGLIEGSLVKPMVGSMGLNNGDIHLKLFQGFNVILLLSVITIAIGTVLYFALKPTKKLEIWIAKFEKLSPQSIITNSWAFFYKFSNGWTNLFQNGYLRNYVATIMVFTIVLIGYALFRTATYSVDFSTFSPITVYEAATSLVMLIAIIYTVFTRSRLAAVASMGIIGYTICILFVVYSAPDLAMTQFSIDTLTVILFVLVLYKLPKYLKLSDYKMRIRDGVLSLAFGTIITLLILEVLAEPKSSEVSDYYAANAYILAHGKNVVNVILVDFRGSDTLLEISVLAIAAIGVFALLKLRLKKSDER from the coding sequence ATGCTTGTAGCTATACTTTTAGGGTTTGCATTTTCTTTGTTCCTGGTATTTACCGGGAAATTTTTTAAAGGAAAATTTTCTATTCTGGCAGCAGGGATTCCCTTGGCGCTCTTTATATATTTTGCCCAGTTCATTGGTAGAATTTCCAATGGAGAGGTTATCTCGCAATTTCATACATGGATCCCGGCTTTTGGGGTAAACCTTGGGTTTACCTTGGATGGTTTATCCCTTTTATTCTCCTTAATGATCACAGGGATTGGTTTTTTGGTCTTTATGTATACATCGGCATATTTAAAGGACCATCAATATTTGGATCGGTTTTTTGGGTATTTAAGTATGTTCATGGCTGCAATGCTTGGCCTTGTGCTGTCCGATAACCTTATTTCTCTTTTTGTTTTTTGGGAACTAACCAGTATAACATCTTTTTTCCTAATCGGGTTTAACAATACCAGTAAGGAATCAAGAAAATCGGCTTTAATAGCACTGGCAATTACTGGAATTGGAGGGCTTTCTTTGTTGGTTGGAGCATTGTTTTTAGGATCGATAACCGGAACATATAGCATCGCCGAAATGCTAACAATGAACCCGGAGATCGCTTCGAACCCATATTATATTTTAATTGTGCTCCTAATTTTTGGCGCTGCCTTTACAAAGTCGGCTCAATTTCCATTTCATTTCTGGTTGCCTGGAGCCATGAAGGCACCAACTCCGGTTTCCACGTATTTGCATTCTGCCACGATGGTAAAAGCAGGGATCTATCTTTTGATGCGGTTGACCCCTGTATTGGGTGATCATGAATTTTGGAATACCAGCTTAATTATTGTGGGGGCAATTACTATGGTTTATTCTGCTATACACACCCTTTTCAGAACAGATCTGAAAGGGATTTTAGCTTACTCTACCATTTCAGTACTAGGAATTTTAGTTTTTTTAATTGGGCAAGGTACTGTGGATGCACTTACAGCTGCAGCGGTATTTATTATTGTGCATGCCTTATATAAAGCTACACTTTTCTTGGTTACTGGTATTATAGATCATCAAACCGGGACTCGAGACACCACCGTTTTACGCGGACTAAGAAAAGTGTTGTTGCCTGTTGCGATCGCTGGATTTTTAGCCGCACTTTCCAGTGCAGGAATTCCTCCTACAATTGGATTTATAGGAGAAGAGCTCATCTATGAATCTACTTTCCATTTTGGAAACGTGGCGCTCCTACTTACGGCATTAATTGTGGTCACAAAAATATTGTTGCTCTATGCTGGTTTTGTTGCGGGTATCAAACCATTTACTGGAACGCTCCCAGAAAGATTTGAGAACACCAAAATGCCCAGTTTTTTAATGTGGCTCCCGCCAGTGCTTTTGGCCCTTGGTTGTATTGTTTTTGGGATTTTCCCGGGGCTTATAGAAGGTTCATTGGTTAAACCCATGGTTGGTTCTATGGGATTGAACAATGGGGACATTCATTTAAAATTATTTCAGGGCTTCAATGTTATCTTATTGCTAAGTGTGATAACCATAGCAATAGGGACAGTTTTGTATTTTGCCCTTAAGCCAACAAAAAAATTGGAAATATGGATTGCTAAATTCGAAAAGCTTTCCCCACAAAGCATCATAACCAATTCATGGGCTTTTTTCTATAAATTTTCTAATGGTTGGACCAATTTGTTTCAAAATGGATATCTAAGAAACTACGTCGCTACAATCATGGTGTTCACTATCGTATTAATAGGCTATGCCTTGTTTAGGACGGCGACTTATTCGGTAGATTTCAGTACTTTTTCACCAATTACTGTGTATGAGGCCGCGACCTCCCTCGTGATGCTTATAGCAATTATATATACCGTATTTACAAGGTCTAGATTGGCTGCGGTTGCTTCCATGGGTATAATTGGATATACTATTTGTATTTTATTTGTGGTATATAGTGCACCGGACCTTGCAATGACTCAATTTTCTATAGATACCCTTACGGTGATACTTTTTGTATTGGTACTTTATAAATTACCTAAATACCTGAAACTGTCGGATTATAAGATGAGGATTAGGGATGGAGTGCTCTCCCTGGCATTTGGAACAATTATTACACTTCTAATTTTAGAAGTTTTAGCAGAACCTAAAAGTAGTGAAGTGAGTGATTATTATGCGGCAAACGCATATATCTTGGCACATGGTAAAAATGTAGTGAATGTTATTTTAGTGGATTTTAGGGGTTCGGATACCTTGTTGGAAATTTCAGTGCTGGCAATTGCTGCTATAGGTGTTTTTGCATTGCTTAAATTAAGGTTAAAAAAATCTGACGAGCGGTAA